In one window of Polynucleobacter sp. AM-7D1 DNA:
- a CDS encoding RsmB/NOP family class I SAM-dependent RNA methyltransferase, whose amino-acid sequence MSKERSSRGAGTGSKSGSRSGSRLGPQKSYAAKSKDPLRRPERRNASGNIIAPEGQKNFSNAKALPQHAIHLERLLPELLNFEQPADRVVSRYFRSEPQLGNRDRALIAESAFAILRRKNEFSQFASSGEGSQARRLALLGLLSALSEGGLGSANRAESAIADLAHVLKTGEYEWLQRFATVDPSALNPLVRNNLPEWLWDAFGKYPGEESREELAKSLMHPALLDLRANTMKTTREQLLAEMNALGGRYQAIPTPYAPDGVRIMGKPALQNTVGFKAGMFEVQDEGSQLLAYLLAPKRGEMVVDFCAGAGGKTLAIGAIMRSTGRLYALDTSERRLANLKPRQARSGLSNVHPVWIDSENDTKIKRLAGKIDRVLVDAPCSGMGTLRRNPDLKWRQTPEGVLELNQKQMNILASASRLLKPGGRLVYATCSLLPQENQQIAEDFLAKHPNFELVPAAEVLKPLFPKDKIPLGCSPDNPWWQLWPHIHGTDGFFGAVFQKKAAAPVEKIDQGDEKGGKKETKIKTKKVAKELK is encoded by the coding sequence ATGAGTAAAGAACGTTCATCCCGCGGAGCCGGTACTGGCTCAAAGTCTGGATCCAGATCTGGATCGCGCTTAGGCCCACAAAAGAGTTATGCCGCTAAATCTAAGGATCCATTGCGTCGTCCAGAGCGTCGTAATGCGAGCGGAAACATCATTGCGCCCGAAGGTCAAAAAAACTTTTCTAATGCGAAGGCTTTGCCTCAGCATGCCATTCATTTAGAGCGTCTGCTTCCTGAGTTACTCAATTTTGAGCAACCAGCTGATCGTGTAGTGAGTCGCTATTTCCGCTCTGAACCGCAGCTGGGTAATCGTGATCGCGCCTTAATTGCTGAGAGTGCTTTTGCCATCTTGCGTCGTAAAAATGAGTTCTCACAATTTGCTTCAAGTGGTGAGGGATCACAGGCCAGACGCTTAGCCCTATTGGGTTTGCTGTCAGCTCTGTCTGAAGGTGGTCTTGGTTCTGCTAATCGCGCTGAGAGTGCGATTGCAGACTTAGCCCACGTGCTCAAGACGGGCGAGTACGAGTGGTTGCAGCGCTTTGCGACAGTCGATCCATCAGCACTCAATCCATTGGTTCGTAATAACTTGCCAGAATGGTTGTGGGATGCGTTTGGAAAATATCCCGGCGAAGAATCTCGCGAAGAGTTGGCTAAATCACTCATGCATCCAGCCCTTTTGGATTTGCGTGCAAACACCATGAAAACAACTCGTGAGCAATTGCTTGCTGAGATGAATGCCCTTGGCGGTCGCTATCAAGCAATCCCAACTCCGTATGCTCCTGATGGCGTGCGAATTATGGGTAAGCCCGCTCTGCAAAATACTGTTGGCTTTAAAGCAGGGATGTTTGAGGTTCAAGATGAAGGCAGTCAGTTGCTGGCTTACTTGCTCGCCCCCAAACGCGGTGAGATGGTAGTGGACTTCTGTGCAGGTGCTGGCGGTAAGACTCTAGCGATTGGGGCAATCATGCGATCCACAGGCCGTTTGTACGCCCTGGATACATCTGAGCGCCGCTTGGCTAATTTAAAGCCGCGGCAAGCCCGTAGCGGCCTCTCGAACGTGCATCCTGTCTGGATTGATAGCGAGAATGACACTAAGATCAAGCGCTTAGCCGGCAAGATTGATCGCGTTTTAGTCGACGCCCCTTGCAGTGGCATGGGTACTTTGCGTCGTAACCCAGACCTCAAATGGCGTCAGACCCCAGAGGGGGTGCTGGAGCTCAATCAAAAGCAAATGAATATATTGGCTTCGGCAAGTCGCTTGCTCAAGCCAGGAGGCCGCTTGGTTTATGCAACCTGCAGCCTTTTACCTCAAGAAAACCAGCAAATTGCAGAGGATTTCTTGGCAAAGCACCCCAATTTTGAGCTTGTTCCGGCAGCCGAGGTTCTTAAGCCATTGTTTCCAAAGGATAAAATTCCTTTAGGGTGCAGTCCTGATAACCCTTGGTGGCAGCTTTGGCCCCATATTCACGGTACAGATGGCTTCTTTGGGGCTGTTTTCCAAAAGAAAGCTGCTGCTCCAGTTGAGAAGATTGATCAGGGCGATGAAAAAGGCGGGAAAAAAGAGACTAAGATCAAAACCAAGAAAGTCGCTAAAGAACTAAAATAA
- the rpmB gene encoding 50S ribosomal protein L28: MAKVCQVTGKKPMVGNNVSHANNKTKRRFLPNLQNRRFWVESENRWISLRLTNAGLRVIDKNGIDAVLSDLRARGEI, encoded by the coding sequence ATGGCAAAAGTTTGCCAAGTCACTGGGAAGAAGCCGATGGTTGGCAACAATGTATCCCATGCAAACAATAAAACGAAGCGTCGCTTTTTGCCGAATTTGCAAAACCGTCGTTTCTGGGTTGAATCTGAAAACCGTTGGATTAGCTTGCGCTTAACCAATGCTGGTTTGCGCGTTATCGACAAGAACGGCATTGATGCTGTGTTGTCTGATCTCCGTGCACGTGGCGAAATTTAA
- the ileS gene encoding isoleucine--tRNA ligase translates to MSRKNLMSEKENSYPVNLLETSFPMRGDLPKREPQWVAQWQKNKLYEKIRAAHANQPKFILHDGPPYANGDIHIGHAVNKILKDMIVKSRWLMGFDSAYVPGWDCHGMPIEIQIEKEFGKNLPTAEVQSKARAYAKIQVDKQKKDFERLGVLGDWNNPYLTMNHRNEADEIRALGKIWEKGYVFRGLKPVNWCFDCGSALAEAEVEYQDKTDPTVDVGFAFDDAQRPQLAKVFGLPEIPAKPGMIVIWTTTPWTIPSNQALNVHPELTYALVDTGDKLLILAKDRVQTCLEDFGLEGKVIATCLGSQLANISFWHPLTPLHEGYKRLSPIYPAEYVTLDTGTGVVHSAPAYGEEDFKSCKANKLADKDILNPVMGNGVYASWLPLFANEYIWKANPKIVEAMREAGSLLRDKTYTHSYMHCWRHKSPIIYRATSQWFASMDKKPSDGKASLREAALTGIENTEFFPAWGKQRLKSMIANRPDWTLSRQRQWGVPMAFFVHKESGEPHPRTVELLEEIAKRVEKEGIEAWQKLEVAELLGEEAAQYEKNRDTLDVWFDSGTTHWHVIRGSHRDELYRPEAESTDGRLADLYLEGSDQHRGWFHSSLLTGAMLDGKPPYKALLTHGFTVDGQGRKMSKSVGNVIAPQQVADKLGAEIIRLWVASTDYSGEMTISDEILKRVVESYRRIRNTLRFLLANLSDFDPSKHSMPESEWLEIDRYAVALANQLQNEVQAHYKAYEFQPAVARMLTFCSEDLGGFYLDILKDRLYTSAPDSKERRAAQNALFHITRNLLKWLAPFLSFTAEEAWSSFPHGANEKLSESIFMEEFGTFPEIDHATELLAKWERIREIRSEVTKAIEIEREAGNVGSSLQAELTIKVGDIDFAILHSLEDDLRFVTITSSANIELSNGGLEVLVRGSQYKKCGRCWHHTADVGANAEHPELCGRCISNLFGDGEARLFA, encoded by the coding sequence ATTTCCAGAAAAAATCTTATGTCTGAAAAAGAAAACTCTTACCCCGTCAATCTTCTAGAGACCTCATTCCCAATGCGGGGAGACCTGCCGAAGCGTGAGCCTCAATGGGTTGCTCAGTGGCAGAAAAATAAACTCTACGAAAAGATTCGTGCAGCACACGCCAATCAACCAAAATTTATTTTGCATGATGGTCCTCCCTATGCAAACGGTGATATTCATATTGGTCATGCAGTAAATAAGATCCTCAAGGACATGATCGTGAAGTCTCGCTGGTTAATGGGCTTCGACTCTGCATACGTCCCAGGCTGGGATTGCCATGGCATGCCGATTGAGATTCAGATTGAAAAAGAGTTTGGTAAAAATTTACCTACGGCTGAAGTCCAGTCAAAAGCCCGTGCTTACGCCAAGATACAAGTGGATAAGCAGAAAAAAGATTTTGAACGTTTGGGTGTTCTGGGCGATTGGAACAACCCCTACCTCACCATGAACCACCGTAATGAAGCCGATGAAATTCGTGCACTTGGGAAGATCTGGGAAAAGGGTTATGTCTTCCGTGGTCTCAAGCCAGTGAACTGGTGCTTTGACTGCGGCTCTGCACTAGCTGAAGCTGAAGTGGAATACCAAGATAAGACTGATCCAACGGTAGATGTTGGCTTTGCTTTTGATGATGCACAGCGTCCACAGCTTGCAAAAGTGTTTGGCCTACCTGAGATTCCAGCTAAGCCTGGAATGATTGTGATTTGGACCACAACACCTTGGACCATCCCATCTAACCAAGCCTTGAATGTTCACCCAGAACTTACTTACGCCTTAGTCGATACAGGCGATAAGCTGCTCATCTTGGCAAAGGATCGCGTACAAACTTGCCTCGAAGATTTTGGCCTTGAAGGTAAAGTCATTGCAACTTGTTTAGGTAGCCAATTAGCCAACATCTCGTTTTGGCATCCACTCACTCCATTGCATGAGGGATACAAGCGCCTCTCACCAATCTACCCAGCTGAATACGTCACACTCGATACCGGTACTGGTGTTGTGCACTCTGCACCGGCTTATGGTGAGGAAGACTTTAAATCATGCAAAGCAAATAAATTAGCGGATAAAGATATCTTGAACCCAGTCATGGGTAACGGTGTGTATGCCTCTTGGTTGCCACTCTTTGCTAATGAATACATTTGGAAAGCCAATCCCAAGATTGTCGAAGCCATGCGTGAAGCAGGCAGCCTCTTGCGAGATAAAACCTATACCCACTCTTACATGCACTGCTGGCGTCACAAGTCGCCGATTATTTATCGTGCAACCTCACAGTGGTTTGCAAGTATGGATAAGAAACCATCTGACGGCAAAGCAAGTCTGCGCGAGGCAGCATTAACTGGCATTGAAAATACTGAGTTCTTCCCGGCTTGGGGTAAGCAGCGCCTCAAGAGCATGATTGCCAACCGTCCAGACTGGACCTTGTCACGTCAGCGTCAATGGGGCGTACCTATGGCTTTCTTTGTTCATAAAGAAAGTGGTGAGCCACATCCACGTACGGTTGAATTGCTCGAAGAGATTGCAAAGCGAGTTGAAAAAGAAGGTATTGAAGCTTGGCAAAAGCTTGAGGTGGCCGAACTGCTTGGTGAAGAAGCAGCTCAATATGAGAAGAATCGTGACACTCTAGATGTGTGGTTTGATTCCGGCACTACGCACTGGCATGTTATTCGCGGCTCACACCGTGATGAACTCTATCGCCCTGAAGCCGAAAGTACCGATGGTCGTTTAGCCGACTTATATCTTGAGGGTTCAGACCAACACCGTGGTTGGTTCCACTCATCCCTGCTTACTGGCGCCATGCTCGATGGCAAGCCGCCATACAAAGCACTTCTAACCCATGGCTTTACCGTAGATGGCCAAGGTCGCAAGATGAGTAAGTCTGTGGGTAATGTGATTGCCCCGCAGCAAGTTGCCGATAAGTTGGGTGCAGAGATTATTCGTTTGTGGGTAGCGTCTACCGATTACTCCGGCGAGATGACGATCTCGGATGAGATTCTGAAACGTGTGGTGGAAAGCTATCGTCGTATCCGCAATACATTGCGATTCTTACTGGCCAACCTATCTGACTTTGACCCATCAAAGCACAGCATGCCTGAAAGTGAGTGGCTTGAGATTGACCGCTATGCCGTTGCACTTGCCAATCAATTACAAAATGAAGTACAGGCTCACTACAAAGCTTATGAGTTCCAGCCCGCTGTAGCTCGCATGCTGACTTTCTGCTCAGAAGATTTAGGTGGCTTCTACTTAGATATTCTTAAAGATCGCTTATATACCAGCGCTCCAGACTCTAAAGAGCGTCGTGCTGCACAAAACGCACTGTTTCACATCACTCGCAATCTTTTAAAGTGGTTGGCTCCATTCCTATCCTTTACCGCCGAGGAAGCGTGGTCATCATTTCCGCATGGTGCAAATGAGAAACTCAGCGAATCCATCTTCATGGAAGAGTTCGGCACCTTCCCAGAAATCGACCACGCAACTGAGCTACTTGCAAAGTGGGAACGCATTCGCGAAATTCGCTCTGAGGTAACGAAGGCTATTGAGATTGAACGTGAGGCTGGCAATGTAGGCTCATCTCTGCAAGCAGAGCTCACCATTAAAGTGGGTGATATCGATTTTGCAATTTTGCATTCTCTTGAAGATGACTTGCGCTTTGTCACCATTACCTCTAGTGCCAATATTGAATTGAGTAATGGCGGTCTCGAAGTCCTGGTGAGAGGCAGTCAATATAAAAAGTGTGGGCGCTGCTGGCATCACACTGCCGATGTTGGCGCCAATGCAGAGCATCCAGAATTGTGCGGTAGATGCATCAGCAATCTTTTTGGGGATGGTGAAGCACGCTTGTTTGCATAA
- a CDS encoding bifunctional riboflavin kinase/FAD synthetase, with product MNVFRGPTQFSAGPACALTIGNFDGVHRGHRALLKQLKDGAQERGLVSCVMTFEPHPKEFFSPEQAPPRILNLRDKLAAFAEIGIDRVVVEHFNSAFARLTPEEFVSEIIIKQLNAKWILIGDDFCYGAKRAGNFASLKAAGKKYGFEVSSIHTVLENGERISSSALRNALANGDMDQATKLLGRPYGISGHVIHGQKLGRTLGFPTLNLAVANHLHHRKPACSGIFTAQVLGLEDKPLPAVASLGVRPTVEDEGRVLLETHIFDYNADVYGKIITVELLEKIRDEAKYSDLDTLTKAIASDAAHARNYFQKKSYV from the coding sequence GTGAACGTATTCCGTGGCCCTACCCAGTTTTCTGCAGGACCGGCTTGTGCCTTAACCATCGGTAATTTCGATGGCGTGCACAGGGGTCATCGCGCCCTACTAAAACAACTGAAGGATGGCGCCCAGGAACGTGGTCTGGTTAGCTGCGTGATGACTTTCGAGCCGCACCCTAAAGAATTCTTTTCTCCAGAGCAGGCGCCTCCTCGCATCCTAAATTTACGCGACAAGCTTGCCGCTTTTGCTGAAATCGGCATTGACCGTGTAGTTGTAGAGCATTTCAATTCAGCTTTTGCTCGACTAACTCCAGAAGAGTTCGTTTCTGAAATCATCATCAAACAACTCAACGCCAAATGGATTTTGATTGGGGATGATTTTTGCTATGGCGCAAAACGCGCGGGCAACTTTGCAAGTCTCAAAGCTGCTGGCAAAAAATATGGCTTCGAAGTTTCGAGCATCCACACCGTTCTTGAGAACGGTGAGCGCATATCCAGCTCAGCGCTTCGCAATGCCTTAGCCAATGGTGACATGGATCAAGCGACAAAATTATTAGGGCGGCCTTACGGCATCTCCGGTCACGTCATTCATGGACAAAAGCTGGGGCGTACCTTAGGTTTTCCTACGCTCAATCTTGCTGTTGCTAACCATCTTCATCATCGCAAGCCTGCCTGCTCAGGCATCTTTACCGCACAAGTACTAGGTCTTGAAGATAAGCCGCTTCCCGCTGTAGCCAGCCTCGGTGTAAGACCAACAGTCGAAGATGAAGGTCGCGTTCTCTTAGAGACGCACATCTTTGATTACAACGCAGATGTTTACGGAAAAATCATTACTGTTGAACTCTTAGAAAAAATCCGTGATGAGGCGAAGTACTCTGACCTCGACACCCTTACCAAAGCGATTGCATCTGATGCAGCGCATGCCAGAAATTATTTCCAGAAAAAATCTTATGTCTGA
- the rpmG gene encoding 50S ribosomal protein L33, with protein sequence MAKGGREKIKLESSAGTGHFYTTSKNKRTKPEKMEIMKFDPTIRKHVAYKETKLK encoded by the coding sequence ATGGCTAAAGGCGGCAGAGAAAAAATCAAATTAGAGTCATCAGCTGGTACTGGTCACTTCTATACAACTTCAAAAAACAAGCGTACAAAGCCTGAAAAAATGGAGATCATGAAATTCGATCCAACCATTCGCAAGCACGTCGCTTACAAAGAAACTAAGCTCAAGTAA
- the coaBC gene encoding bifunctional phosphopantothenoylcysteine decarboxylase/phosphopantothenate--cysteine ligase CoaBC — MQSLLNKKIVLGISGGIAAYKSAELARQLMQEGASVQVVMTQAAQQFVTPVTMQALTGNPVYTSQWDSSIANNMAHIELSRAADAILIAPASADLMAKLSLGLADDLLTTLCLARDCPLLLAPAMNKQMWEHAATQRSAERLVKDSVTLLGPASGFQACGEVGFGRMLEPAEITEQLIAFFQKKPLLGKRVLITAGPTFEAIDPVRGITNRSSGKMGFAIARAAVEAGAEVHLIAGPCELDTPLAATGKITRTNVVSAKEMHAATMQSAGCDIFFAVSAVADWGIAKPAKEKIKRQGKQAPNLEFIANPDILADVAKTVKTKGGKSCPYCVGFAAESTDLLKHAQEKLQRKGIPMIVGNIGPDTFGSDLNELLIVEKNTNKKIAKAEKLQLARQLIALVAKKI, encoded by the coding sequence ATGCAATCACTTTTAAATAAGAAAATCGTACTCGGCATTTCTGGTGGTATTGCAGCCTATAAGTCTGCAGAGCTGGCACGTCAGTTGATGCAAGAAGGTGCCAGCGTCCAAGTGGTAATGACCCAAGCTGCCCAACAATTTGTGACGCCAGTCACTATGCAAGCACTCACAGGCAATCCGGTTTACACCAGCCAATGGGATAGCAGCATTGCCAACAATATGGCCCACATTGAACTTTCTAGAGCTGCAGATGCGATTTTGATTGCGCCGGCAAGTGCAGATCTGATGGCCAAACTATCCCTTGGTCTGGCTGATGATTTACTCACCACTCTTTGCCTAGCAAGAGATTGCCCACTGTTGCTGGCTCCTGCCATGAACAAACAAATGTGGGAACATGCCGCAACCCAAAGAAGCGCTGAACGACTGGTTAAAGACAGTGTCACATTACTCGGCCCTGCAAGTGGCTTTCAGGCATGTGGCGAAGTTGGCTTTGGTCGCATGCTCGAACCTGCAGAAATTACTGAGCAATTAATTGCCTTCTTCCAAAAGAAACCCTTGTTAGGCAAGAGAGTTTTAATTACTGCTGGACCGACCTTTGAAGCAATCGATCCCGTACGCGGCATTACCAATCGTAGCTCTGGCAAGATGGGGTTTGCAATCGCTCGCGCTGCTGTAGAGGCTGGTGCGGAAGTTCACCTGATAGCCGGTCCTTGCGAGCTAGATACACCACTGGCTGCGACTGGAAAAATTACGCGCACGAATGTAGTTAGCGCTAAAGAAATGCACGCAGCCACCATGCAATCTGCAGGCTGCGATATTTTCTTTGCTGTTTCTGCCGTTGCTGATTGGGGTATTGCAAAGCCCGCCAAAGAGAAAATAAAGCGCCAAGGCAAACAAGCACCAAACCTAGAATTTATTGCCAATCCAGATATTCTGGCGGATGTTGCAAAGACAGTGAAAACTAAAGGTGGCAAGTCATGCCCTTACTGTGTTGGCTTTGCCGCTGAATCTACAGACCTCTTAAAGCATGCACAAGAAAAACTGCAGCGCAAAGGTATTCCGATGATCGTGGGCAATATTGGCCCAGATACTTTTGGTAGCGATCTCAATGAATTACTCATTGTTGAAAAAAATACCAACAAAAAAATTGCTAAAGCTGAAAAGCTTCAGCTAGCACGCCAACTCATTGCACTAGTTGCTAAGAAAATTTAA
- the lspA gene encoding signal peptidase II: MSANLSFLRYLAIASITLLLDQLSKWSALSNLQLGVPEPVLPFMNWLLLFNPGAAFSFLAQSSGWQRWFFTVLGLAASAYILWLLRKSLSDKMLCWALSLILGGALGNVLDRILYGAVVDFIDLHYANWHWPAFNIADSAICIGAGLIIWGELSKSFGKKPQSH, encoded by the coding sequence ATGAGCGCAAACCTATCCTTTCTTCGTTATCTAGCGATTGCAAGTATTACGCTATTGCTAGACCAACTGAGTAAATGGTCTGCCTTAAGCAATCTTCAATTAGGTGTACCTGAACCCGTCCTGCCATTTATGAACTGGTTGTTGCTATTCAATCCGGGAGCAGCGTTTTCTTTTTTGGCTCAGAGCTCAGGATGGCAGCGCTGGTTCTTTACGGTCCTTGGCTTAGCAGCTTCGGCTTACATCCTTTGGCTGCTACGCAAGAGTCTGAGTGACAAGATGCTCTGCTGGGCTCTCAGCCTCATTCTGGGGGGTGCACTTGGCAATGTCTTGGATCGCATCTTGTATGGCGCTGTAGTCGACTTTATAGATTTACATTACGCCAATTGGCATTGGCCTGCTTTCAATATTGCCGATAGTGCCATTTGCATTGGTGCTGGCCTCATTATTTGGGGCGAGCTTAGCAAGTCATTTGGCAAAAAGCCTCAATCCCATTAA
- the purN gene encoding phosphoribosylglycinamide formyltransferase, which translates to MPSIVTLISGRGSNFEAIVKTAQKEQWPVTFAGVIANHSAAKGLDFARSQGIPAYAIEHKEHATRESFDAALIKKIDELGADLVVLAGFMRILTPGFIRHFEGRLINIHPALLPAFPGLHTHERALEAGVAEHGASVHFVTEGVDEGPIICQASVPVLPGDDVDSLAARVLAAEHQIYPRAVKWFLDGRLRIEGNQVQVQPPESQLIKL; encoded by the coding sequence ATGCCATCTATCGTCACCTTAATCTCAGGCCGCGGATCCAATTTCGAGGCCATCGTCAAAACAGCTCAAAAAGAGCAGTGGCCCGTCACTTTTGCAGGGGTGATCGCTAATCACTCTGCAGCTAAGGGCCTTGATTTTGCTCGCTCCCAAGGCATTCCTGCCTATGCTATTGAGCACAAAGAGCATGCCACGCGCGAGTCCTTTGATGCCGCCCTGATCAAGAAAATCGATGAATTAGGTGCGGATTTGGTCGTTCTAGCGGGTTTTATGCGCATTCTGACCCCGGGCTTTATTCGTCATTTTGAGGGTCGCCTGATCAATATCCACCCTGCCTTGTTGCCAGCCTTCCCAGGTTTGCATACCCACGAGCGGGCTTTGGAGGCTGGCGTAGCCGAACATGGAGCCAGCGTGCACTTTGTAACCGAGGGTGTGGATGAAGGCCCCATCATCTGCCAAGCTTCAGTTCCAGTGCTTCCTGGCGACGATGTAGATAGTTTGGCGGCGCGCGTTTTGGCTGCTGAGCATCAGATTTATCCGCGGGCCGTAAAATGGTTCCTTGATGGACGATTGCGAATAGAAGGTAATCAAGTTCAGGTTCAACCACCGGAGTCGCAATTAATAAAATTATGA
- the dut gene encoding dUTP diphosphatase, whose translation MQELQVKILDERMRDQLPSYGTPGSAGLDLRACIDETIEIAPGQTVLIPTGLAIYVEDPRYAAFILPRSGLGHKHGIVLGNLVGLIDSDYQGQLMVSTWNRGSTTFKLEPMERLAQLVVMPVQQVQLKVVEEFTESSRGAGGFGSTGRS comes from the coding sequence ATGCAAGAACTTCAAGTCAAAATTCTCGATGAACGTATGCGCGACCAGTTGCCAAGCTATGGCACGCCAGGTAGCGCAGGCCTGGATCTGCGCGCCTGCATTGATGAAACCATTGAAATCGCTCCAGGACAAACCGTTCTCATCCCAACAGGTTTAGCTATTTATGTAGAAGATCCACGCTATGCGGCATTCATCCTCCCGCGCTCTGGTCTAGGCCATAAACATGGCATCGTACTGGGGAACCTCGTGGGACTAATTGATTCAGACTACCAAGGCCAACTGATGGTCAGCACCTGGAATCGCGGATCTACAACATTCAAGCTCGAGCCTATGGAGCGTCTTGCTCAGTTAGTGGTGATGCCAGTACAACAAGTTCAACTCAAAGTAGTAGAAGAATTTACCGAGAGTAGTCGCGGTGCAGGTGGTTTTGGGAGTACTGGTAGATCATAG
- a CDS encoding acyl-CoA desaturase, with the protein MNTASGFDLFLNWLSHGYLNWAWWQILVFTLVATHITIASVTIFLHRCQAHRALDLHPIMSHFFRFWLWLTTGMVTKEWAAIHRKHHAKCETVDDPHSPQVLGINTVLSRGAELYKQESRNQETLEKFGHGTPDDWLEHNVYSKFSWQGVALMLIIDVFLFGAIGLTVWAVQMLWIPITAAGIINGIGHYWGYRNYDCEDASRNIFPLGILIGGEELHNNHHTFATSAKLSSKWYEFDIGWMYIQMMSAVGLAKVKKTSPKPVLSDLRPADQGTLEAIIANRYEIMARYSKTLSSFFSNEVQHMQVLAAHLKDARTWLGKDESRLTAEEKVKLEELMASNAQLRKMIEMRRDLQAIWSRSNATGDQLVSQLHTWCQRAEDSGLSSLRDFSLRLRRYA; encoded by the coding sequence TTGAACACAGCTTCTGGTTTTGATTTATTCCTTAATTGGCTATCTCATGGCTATTTAAATTGGGCGTGGTGGCAGATCCTTGTTTTTACTTTGGTGGCTACTCACATCACAATTGCTAGCGTGACTATTTTCTTGCATCGTTGCCAAGCGCACCGTGCCTTAGATTTACATCCAATCATGTCCCACTTCTTCCGGTTTTGGCTCTGGCTAACCACCGGGATGGTGACTAAAGAATGGGCTGCTATTCATCGCAAACACCATGCCAAGTGCGAGACTGTCGATGATCCACATAGCCCCCAAGTTCTCGGTATCAATACCGTTCTCTCTCGTGGCGCTGAGCTGTATAAACAAGAGTCACGCAATCAAGAGACTTTAGAGAAGTTTGGGCATGGCACGCCAGATGACTGGCTTGAGCACAATGTCTACTCCAAGTTCTCTTGGCAAGGTGTGGCCTTGATGTTGATCATCGATGTGTTTTTGTTTGGTGCTATTGGCTTAACTGTGTGGGCAGTGCAGATGCTGTGGATTCCAATTACCGCTGCTGGAATTATTAATGGCATTGGTCACTACTGGGGCTATCGCAACTACGACTGTGAGGATGCCTCCAGAAATATTTTCCCTTTGGGTATTTTGATTGGCGGCGAAGAGTTGCATAACAACCATCACACATTTGCAACGAGCGCTAAGCTCTCTAGCAAGTGGTATGAGTTTGATATCGGCTGGATGTACATCCAGATGATGAGTGCTGTTGGCTTGGCCAAAGTGAAGAAGACTTCTCCAAAGCCGGTACTGAGCGACTTGCGTCCTGCAGATCAAGGCACACTCGAAGCCATCATCGCCAACCGTTATGAAATCATGGCTCGCTATAGCAAGACCTTGAGCTCTTTCTTCAGTAACGAAGTCCAACATATGCAAGTCTTGGCAGCACATTTAAAAGATGCGCGTACCTGGTTAGGTAAAGATGAATCTCGTTTGACTGCAGAAGAAAAAGTGAAGTTGGAAGAGTTGATGGCGAGCAATGCTCAATTACGTAAGATGATTGAAATGCGTCGTGATTTGCAGGCCATCTGGAGTCGCTCCAATGCTACAGGTGATCAATTGGTTTCTCAATTGCATACGTGGTGTCAGCGCGCAGAAGATAGTGGTTTATCGAGTCTGCGTGACTTCTCCTTAAGGTTGCGTCGCTACGCTTAA